In a single window of the Bacillota bacterium genome:
- the meaB gene encoding methylmalonyl Co-A mutase-associated GTPase MeaB: MTNIVDLVDRARIGNPRAVSRLISLIENESPGFTKAYASLYRRTGRAQIMGITGPPGSGKSTLVDKMAATFRSRGKTVGIIAVDPTSPFSGGALLGDRLRMQRHYLDEGVFIRSMGSRGHLGGVSRATSGAVDVLDAAGYDYVIVETVGVGQAEVEIASIADTVVLVLVPGLGDDIQVIKAGVMEIGDVFVVNKKDRPGADRTAAEVRMALEQNGHAPGPAGESGSRSPGPDHAPPQPTVLLTCAETGEGVAAVCDECERHAAWLRESSGLEERRIRRARLETTRITSDRMWANLAKDPGTASSALEIARRVAAREIDPYAAGDELYKMLLQRGG, translated from the coding sequence GTGACAAATATCGTTGATCTCGTGGACCGGGCGCGCATCGGAAATCCCAGGGCAGTGTCCCGCCTCATATCCCTCATCGAGAACGAGAGCCCGGGGTTCACCAAGGCTTACGCATCGCTCTACCGGCGGACGGGCCGGGCGCAGATCATGGGGATCACAGGTCCACCCGGATCCGGCAAGAGCACGCTTGTTGACAAGATGGCGGCGACCTTCCGGTCCCGCGGAAAGACTGTAGGCATCATCGCCGTGGACCCGACGAGCCCGTTCTCCGGCGGCGCTCTCCTAGGGGACCGGCTCAGGATGCAACGTCACTACCTCGACGAAGGTGTGTTCATCCGCAGCATGGGGAGCCGGGGCCACCTAGGAGGCGTTTCCCGTGCCACGTCCGGTGCTGTCGACGTTTTGGATGCTGCGGGGTACGACTATGTGATCGTGGAGACAGTTGGGGTGGGGCAGGCAGAGGTGGAAATCGCCTCCATTGCTGACACGGTGGTCCTCGTACTCGTGCCCGGGCTGGGCGATGACATTCAGGTCATCAAGGCCGGCGTAATGGAGATCGGCGACGTGTTCGTGGTGAACAAGAAGGACCGCCCGGGCGCGGACAGAACCGCGGCCGAGGTGAGGATGGCCCTGGAGCAGAACGGCCATGCCCCCGGCCCGGCGGGGGAATCCGGATCTCGGAGCCCCGGCCCGGACCATGCTCCTCCACAGCCAACTGTGCTGCTGACCTGTGCCGAGACCGGGGAAGGTGTCGCGGCTGTCTGCGACGAGTGCGAGAGACACGCCGCCTGGCTCAGGGAATCCTCCGGCCTAGAGGAACGCAGGATTCGCCGGGCGCGCCTGGAGACCACTCGCATCACGTCGGACCGCATGTGGGCGAATCTGGCCAAAGACCCCGGCACCGCCAGCTCCGCCCTGGAGATCGCCCGACGTGTCGCGGCCAGAGAAATAGATCCATACGCAGCCGGGGATGAGCTGTACAAGATGCTTCTTCAGAGAGGAGGATGA
- the mce gene encoding methylmalonyl-CoA epimerase, translating into MVIKSVDHIGVAVANLDEALKVYADTLGIKLAGTETVAEQKVRVAFLPIGETEIELLESTDPEGPIAKFIEKRGEGIQHIAVRVDDIESALEEMREKGVRLIDETPRYGAGGARIAFLHPKSTGGVLIELTERKEVHD; encoded by the coding sequence ATGGTCATCAAGTCCGTGGATCATATTGGAGTCGCAGTGGCCAACCTCGACGAGGCACTCAAGGTTTACGCAGACACTCTCGGTATCAAACTCGCTGGGACCGAGACCGTAGCTGAGCAGAAGGTCCGAGTGGCCTTCCTGCCCATTGGCGAGACCGAGATCGAGCTTCTGGAGTCCACGGACCCCGAAGGCCCCATCGCGAAGTTCATCGAGAAGAGAGGCGAGGGGATCCAGCACATTGCGGTCCGCGTCGACGACATAGAGTCCGCCCTGGAGGAGATGCGGGAGAAAGGGGTGAGGCTGATCGACGAGACCCCCCGCTATGGGGCAGGGGGAGCGAGAATTGCCTTTCTGCATCCTAAGTCCACAGGAGGAGTCCTGATAGAGCTCACTGAACGAAAGGAAGTGCATGACTAG
- a CDS encoding sodium ion-translocating decarboxylase subunit beta has translation MFDFVVDFVKTTGFWNLGWKDAVMLGISGVLLYLAIVRKFEPLLLLPISFGMLLANLPMANLMAPPTDGAIGGLLYYLYQGVKLGIYPPLIFLGIGAMTDFGPLIAHPKTVLLGAAAQLGIFTTFLGALVLGFNPQQAASIGIIGGADGPTAIYVTSRLAPELLGPIAIAAYSYMALVPIIQPPIMRALTTKEQRMIVMEQLRPVSKTEKILFPILVTAVVGLILPSAAALVGSLMLGNLLRESGVVERLSKTAQNELINIITIFLGVTVGATASAERFLTAQTIGIIVLGLAAFAGGTAGGVLLGRIMCWWTKGKVNPLIGSAGVSAVPMAARVVQTVGQKDNPNNFLLMHAMGPNVAGVIGSAIAAGVLISMFS, from the coding sequence GTGTTCGACTTTGTCGTCGACTTCGTGAAGACGACGGGCTTCTGGAACCTGGGCTGGAAGGACGCAGTTATGCTTGGCATATCCGGCGTTCTCCTGTATCTTGCCATTGTCAGGAAATTCGAGCCCTTGCTCCTCTTGCCCATTTCATTCGGAATGCTGCTTGCGAACCTTCCGATGGCCAACCTGATGGCGCCACCGACCGACGGCGCCATCGGAGGGTTGCTCTACTACCTCTATCAAGGGGTCAAGCTCGGGATCTACCCACCCCTGATATTCCTGGGCATCGGCGCGATGACCGACTTCGGCCCGCTGATTGCCCACCCCAAGACCGTTTTGCTTGGGGCCGCTGCTCAGCTCGGCATCTTCACTACGTTCCTGGGTGCGCTCGTTCTGGGGTTCAACCCTCAGCAGGCAGCGTCCATAGGCATCATCGGAGGTGCGGACGGCCCAACCGCGATCTACGTCACGAGCAGGCTTGCGCCGGAGTTGCTCGGGCCGATCGCCATAGCGGCCTACTCCTACATGGCCCTGGTCCCCATCATCCAGCCGCCGATAATGCGGGCATTGACCACAAAGGAACAGCGAATGATAGTGATGGAGCAGCTGAGGCCGGTCTCCAAGACGGAGAAAATCCTGTTCCCGATCCTTGTCACCGCCGTTGTGGGCCTCATTCTCCCCTCCGCCGCCGCGCTGGTGGGGTCCCTGATGCTGGGCAACCTCCTTCGCGAGTCCGGGGTGGTGGAGCGGCTCTCTAAGACTGCTCAGAACGAGCTGATCAACATAATCACGATCTTCCTGGGCGTTACCGTAGGAGCCACCGCGAGTGCGGAGCGATTCCTCACCGCCCAGACTATCGGCATCATCGTTCTGGGCCTTGCTGCGTTCGCAGGTGGCACCGCGGGCGGCGTCCTTCTCGGCAGGATCATGTGCTGGTGGACAAAAGGAAAGGTCAACCCGCTCATTGGGTCCGCAGGTGTTTCGGCAGTCCCCATGGCTGCTCGTGTGGTACAGACTGTCGGACAGAAGGACAACCCCAACAACTTCCTGCTGATGCATGCCATGGGGCCGAATGTCGCGGGGGTCATTGGCTCTGCGATTGCCGCCGGCGTGTTGATTTCGATGTTCAGCTGA
- a CDS encoding acetyl-CoA carboxylase biotin carboxyl carrier protein subunit — MRKFRVQVNGNIYEVEVEEIGAYTQAPAPRVAAPSAGPAPTPAQAQAAAAPAASPTAAPNPAPAAQGAGAITAPMPGVVLDIRVKPGDKVTPNTVVVMLEAMKMENEIFAGRNGVVREVTTTKGASVNTGDPLVMIDPA; from the coding sequence GTGAGGAAGTTTCGCGTCCAAGTCAATGGCAACATATATGAGGTCGAAGTAGAAGAGATCGGCGCTTACACCCAGGCCCCGGCCCCGAGAGTTGCCGCCCCCAGTGCAGGGCCGGCACCAACCCCAGCCCAGGCTCAGGCGGCGGCCGCGCCTGCCGCTTCTCCCACTGCTGCACCAAATCCCGCCCCTGCAGCCCAGGGCGCCGGGGCGATAACCGCTCCCATGCCAGGAGTGGTCCTGGACATCCGGGTCAAGCCAGGGGACAAAGTGACTCCCAACACCGTCGTGGTCATGCTTGAGGCCATGAAGATGGAGAACGAGATCTTCGCCGGGAGGAACGGTGTGGTCCGCGAGGTCACCACTACGAAAGGGGCCTCTGTGAACACCGGCGATCCTCTGGTGATGATCGACCCCGCGTAG
- a CDS encoding OadG family protein produces MTLTEDLILGLKTTVLGMSIVFLGLVVLQLIMIFLSRYCPDGKPAPRMRLSHEMESVAPPKIETPAAAAAGQAGPPAGNELAQPTAARPEASGIGASTDEHSLEEVAAIAAALALATEEGGGPFAVMSTRRVGPVAQAGLNLWGLAGRQEIMRARQSTMI; encoded by the coding sequence ATGACCCTCACCGAGGATTTGATCCTTGGGCTCAAGACAACCGTCCTCGGGATGAGCATTGTCTTCCTGGGGCTGGTCGTACTCCAGTTGATCATGATATTCCTGTCGCGCTACTGCCCGGACGGGAAGCCGGCGCCCCGGATGCGTCTTTCCCACGAGATGGAGTCAGTCGCCCCCCCCAAGATCGAGACGCCCGCGGCGGCAGCAGCCGGGCAGGCGGGACCCCCAGCAGGGAACGAGCTGGCCCAGCCCACTGCCGCCCGGCCCGAAGCATCGGGGATTGGCGCTTCCACTGACGAGCATTCCTTGGAGGAAGTCGCCGCAATCGCCGCCGCGCTCGCCCTAGCCACCGAAGAAGGCGGAGGACCGTTCGCCGTCATGTCCACGAGACGAGTCGGCCCAGTTGCCCAGGCAGGGCTCAACCTCTGGGGTCTCGCAGGCAGGCAGGAGATCATGAGAGCAAGGCAATCCACTATGATCTGA